In a single window of the Portunus trituberculatus isolate SZX2019 chromosome 1, ASM1759143v1, whole genome shotgun sequence genome:
- the LOC123515389 gene encoding single-minded homolog 2-like isoform X1, producing MQEIIQMCSSFDGTKSTKGASKMRRDMINAEICQLRDLLPLPPSTRQRLSQLQLMALVCVYVRKSNYFQQVFKEQEQNLSPTPNLGFSKAMNGFIMMLTQGGKLLYISDNAAEYLGHSMEDLLIHGDSVYDIIDKQDHAAVQAELVRAAAASQQHHHHHHAHHHHQGGGGGGGVGVGAGMGLGLGLGEDHRLFLCRMNVSRNARRQMRFGDQKVVLVAGHYLSYLPLCSRNEPVFLAHCTPVAMPETRESVVQGATNVFTSVHTLDMKFISLDRNGEFYLGYSRSSLSGVSWYHLLHPENMREAQTKHRLITTSEQDRACILLVRLQAAGGTWRWVHCVLQVKDAADSTHTQPAAGGAGGGGVGGGGGGGGGGSQTQQTQQTQQQATQQQQQQQQPVIVATNQVVGEREAAVLRANAWLYHYYTVHSKLQYGLAYDAAAAHAAAHAAATAHRVHAYYPPVVTYQTDAAAAPYLPSTALTSGASHLHAATPAAAPHPLSSAYAAAQLQHYHHHHHHHHHYSSRQQQQQQHQHQHQQQQHHHHPQTPAPGGLDYPRDGAPAWGSPDAPAHTHAHAATLAPAPAHRPGKKGSSPLASPRRSPLTPVAAAVAEGGGGVAVATPVAVRVASRGTHKGAASPELRPEAPWKASPTQEVPEYPDFSYVTPPYPAAATPTPTPAHTPTHTNTKLHAFTFDAAHDALGRDQRVPSLEAGELPPWTTDLSPHRAAPWLPALDDPPVPLRTLHPAAL from the exons atGCAGGAGATAATACAAATgtgcag cagcTTTGACGGCACCAAGTCCACAAAAGGCGCCTCCAAGATGAGACGGGACATGATAAACGCCGAGATCTGTCAACTGCGAGATCTCCTACCGCTGCCACCATCTACGCGCCAACGCCTGTCCCAGCTGCAGCTCATGGCCCTCGTCTGCGTCTACGTCAGGAAGAGTAACTACTTCCagcaag ttttcaaggaacaagaacaaaatttgAGTCCAACACCGAACTTGGGATTCTCAaaa gCGATGAACGGGTTCATCATGATGCTGACACAGGGCGGCAAGCTTCTCTACATCTCAGACAACGCTGCAGAGTACTTGGGTCACTccatg GAGGACCTGCTGATCCACGGGGACAGCGTGTACGACATCATTGACAAGCAGGACCACGCCGCCGTGCAGGCCGAGCTGGTGCGCGCCGCGGCGGCCtcgcagcagcaccaccaccaccaccacgcccaccaccaccaccagggcggtggcggcggcgggggcgTGGGTGTGGGGGCGGGGATGGGgctgggtctgggtctgggcGAGGACCACCGGCTGTTCCTGTGTCGCATGAACGTGTCCCGCAACGCGCGGCGTCAGATGCGGTTCGGGGACCagaaggtggtgctggtggcgggcCACTACTTGTCCTACCTGCCGCTGTGCTCGCGCAACGAGCCCGTCTTCCTGGCGCACTGCACGCCCGTGGCCATGCCGGAGACGCGCGAGAGCGTCGTGCAGGGCGCCACCAACGTCTTCACCTCCGTGCACACGCTCGACATGAAGTTCATCTCGCTCGACAGGAA cGGTGAGTTCTACCTCGGATACTCGCGGTCGTCGCTGTCCGGCGTGTCGTGGTACCACCTGCTGCACCCTGAGAACATGCGCGAGGCTCAGACCAAACACCGCCTCA TCACCACGAGCGAGCAGGACCGCGCGTGCATCCTGCTGGTGCGGCTGCAGGCGGCGGGAGGCACGTGGCGCTGGGTGCACTGCGTCCTGCAGGTGAAGGACGCCGCcgactccacccacacgcagCCAGCGGCAGGCGGCGCCGGCGGCGGaggcgttggtggtggaggtggaggaggcggcgggGGCAGCCAGACTCAACAGACACAGCAGACACAGCAGCAGgcgacgcagcagcagcagcagcagcagcagccagtgaTCGTGGCCACCAACCAGGTGGTGGGAGAGCGCGAGGCGGCGGTGCTGCGCGCCAACGCCTggctctaccactactacaccgtGCACTCCAAGCTGCAGTACGGCCTCGCCTacgacgccgccgccgcccacgccgccgcgcacgccgccgccaccgcccacCGCGTGCACGCCTACTACCCGCCCGTCGTCACCTATCAG ACGGACGCCGCAGCGGCTCCCTACCTGCCCTCCACGGCACTCACCAGCGGCGCCAGCCACCTGCACGCCGCCACGCCCGCCGCGGCGCCGCACCCGCTGTCTTCAGCCTACGCCGCGGCGCAGCTGcagcactaccatcatcaccaccaccaccaccaccactactcatcacgccagcagcagcagcaacaacaccagcaccagcaccagcagcagcagcaccaccaccacccacagacGCCGGCGCCAGGCGGCCTCGACTACCCCAGGGACGGCGCCCCCGCCTGGGGCTCTCCCGACGCgcctgcacacacgcacgcccaCGCTGCTACCCTCGCGCCCGCGCCCGCGCACCGCCCGGGCAAGAAGGGCTCCTcgcccctcgcctcgcctcgccgctcGCCGCTCACAcccgtggcggcggcggtggcggagggcggcggcggcgtggcgGTGGCGACACCCGTGGCGGTGCGGGTGGCATCCCGCGGGACACACAAGGGCGCGGCATCGCCGGAGCTGCGGCCCGAGGCGCCCTGGAAGGCGTCGCCCACACAGGAGGTGCCAGAGTACCCAGACTTCTCTTACGTCACGCCGCCCtaccccgccgccgccacgcccacgcccacgcccgcacACACGCCCACGCACACCAACACCAAGCTGCACGCCTTCACATTCGACGCCGCGCACGACGCTCTTGGCCGCGACCAGCGTGTGCCCTCCCTGGAAGCAGGGGAGCTGCCCCCCTGGACCACAGACCTCTCCCCCCACCGCGCCGCCCCCTGGCTTCCCGCCCTCGACGACCCTCCCGTCCCCCTCAGGACCCTGCACCCCGCGGCGCTGTGA
- the LOC123515389 gene encoding single-minded homolog 2-like isoform X2: MQEIIQMCSFDGTKSTKGASKMRRDMINAEICQLRDLLPLPPSTRQRLSQLQLMALVCVYVRKSNYFQQVFKEQEQNLSPTPNLGFSKAMNGFIMMLTQGGKLLYISDNAAEYLGHSMEDLLIHGDSVYDIIDKQDHAAVQAELVRAAAASQQHHHHHHAHHHHQGGGGGGGVGVGAGMGLGLGLGEDHRLFLCRMNVSRNARRQMRFGDQKVVLVAGHYLSYLPLCSRNEPVFLAHCTPVAMPETRESVVQGATNVFTSVHTLDMKFISLDRNGEFYLGYSRSSLSGVSWYHLLHPENMREAQTKHRLITTSEQDRACILLVRLQAAGGTWRWVHCVLQVKDAADSTHTQPAAGGAGGGGVGGGGGGGGGGSQTQQTQQTQQQATQQQQQQQQPVIVATNQVVGEREAAVLRANAWLYHYYTVHSKLQYGLAYDAAAAHAAAHAAATAHRVHAYYPPVVTYQTDAAAAPYLPSTALTSGASHLHAATPAAAPHPLSSAYAAAQLQHYHHHHHHHHHYSSRQQQQQQHQHQHQQQQHHHHPQTPAPGGLDYPRDGAPAWGSPDAPAHTHAHAATLAPAPAHRPGKKGSSPLASPRRSPLTPVAAAVAEGGGGVAVATPVAVRVASRGTHKGAASPELRPEAPWKASPTQEVPEYPDFSYVTPPYPAAATPTPTPAHTPTHTNTKLHAFTFDAAHDALGRDQRVPSLEAGELPPWTTDLSPHRAAPWLPALDDPPVPLRTLHPAAL; the protein is encoded by the exons atGCAGGAGATAATACAAATgtgcag cTTTGACGGCACCAAGTCCACAAAAGGCGCCTCCAAGATGAGACGGGACATGATAAACGCCGAGATCTGTCAACTGCGAGATCTCCTACCGCTGCCACCATCTACGCGCCAACGCCTGTCCCAGCTGCAGCTCATGGCCCTCGTCTGCGTCTACGTCAGGAAGAGTAACTACTTCCagcaag ttttcaaggaacaagaacaaaatttgAGTCCAACACCGAACTTGGGATTCTCAaaa gCGATGAACGGGTTCATCATGATGCTGACACAGGGCGGCAAGCTTCTCTACATCTCAGACAACGCTGCAGAGTACTTGGGTCACTccatg GAGGACCTGCTGATCCACGGGGACAGCGTGTACGACATCATTGACAAGCAGGACCACGCCGCCGTGCAGGCCGAGCTGGTGCGCGCCGCGGCGGCCtcgcagcagcaccaccaccaccaccacgcccaccaccaccaccagggcggtggcggcggcgggggcgTGGGTGTGGGGGCGGGGATGGGgctgggtctgggtctgggcGAGGACCACCGGCTGTTCCTGTGTCGCATGAACGTGTCCCGCAACGCGCGGCGTCAGATGCGGTTCGGGGACCagaaggtggtgctggtggcgggcCACTACTTGTCCTACCTGCCGCTGTGCTCGCGCAACGAGCCCGTCTTCCTGGCGCACTGCACGCCCGTGGCCATGCCGGAGACGCGCGAGAGCGTCGTGCAGGGCGCCACCAACGTCTTCACCTCCGTGCACACGCTCGACATGAAGTTCATCTCGCTCGACAGGAA cGGTGAGTTCTACCTCGGATACTCGCGGTCGTCGCTGTCCGGCGTGTCGTGGTACCACCTGCTGCACCCTGAGAACATGCGCGAGGCTCAGACCAAACACCGCCTCA TCACCACGAGCGAGCAGGACCGCGCGTGCATCCTGCTGGTGCGGCTGCAGGCGGCGGGAGGCACGTGGCGCTGGGTGCACTGCGTCCTGCAGGTGAAGGACGCCGCcgactccacccacacgcagCCAGCGGCAGGCGGCGCCGGCGGCGGaggcgttggtggtggaggtggaggaggcggcgggGGCAGCCAGACTCAACAGACACAGCAGACACAGCAGCAGgcgacgcagcagcagcagcagcagcagcagccagtgaTCGTGGCCACCAACCAGGTGGTGGGAGAGCGCGAGGCGGCGGTGCTGCGCGCCAACGCCTggctctaccactactacaccgtGCACTCCAAGCTGCAGTACGGCCTCGCCTacgacgccgccgccgcccacgccgccgcgcacgccgccgccaccgcccacCGCGTGCACGCCTACTACCCGCCCGTCGTCACCTATCAG ACGGACGCCGCAGCGGCTCCCTACCTGCCCTCCACGGCACTCACCAGCGGCGCCAGCCACCTGCACGCCGCCACGCCCGCCGCGGCGCCGCACCCGCTGTCTTCAGCCTACGCCGCGGCGCAGCTGcagcactaccatcatcaccaccaccaccaccaccactactcatcacgccagcagcagcagcaacaacaccagcaccagcaccagcagcagcagcaccaccaccacccacagacGCCGGCGCCAGGCGGCCTCGACTACCCCAGGGACGGCGCCCCCGCCTGGGGCTCTCCCGACGCgcctgcacacacgcacgcccaCGCTGCTACCCTCGCGCCCGCGCCCGCGCACCGCCCGGGCAAGAAGGGCTCCTcgcccctcgcctcgcctcgccgctcGCCGCTCACAcccgtggcggcggcggtggcggagggcggcggcggcgtggcgGTGGCGACACCCGTGGCGGTGCGGGTGGCATCCCGCGGGACACACAAGGGCGCGGCATCGCCGGAGCTGCGGCCCGAGGCGCCCTGGAAGGCGTCGCCCACACAGGAGGTGCCAGAGTACCCAGACTTCTCTTACGTCACGCCGCCCtaccccgccgccgccacgcccacgcccacgcccgcacACACGCCCACGCACACCAACACCAAGCTGCACGCCTTCACATTCGACGCCGCGCACGACGCTCTTGGCCGCGACCAGCGTGTGCCCTCCCTGGAAGCAGGGGAGCTGCCCCCCTGGACCACAGACCTCTCCCCCCACCGCGCCGCCCCCTGGCTTCCCGCCCTCGACGACCCTCCCGTCCCCCTCAGGACCCTGCACCCCGCGGCGCTGTGA